The proteins below come from a single Aegilops tauschii subsp. strangulata cultivar AL8/78 chromosome 6, Aet v6.0, whole genome shotgun sequence genomic window:
- the LOC109780446 gene encoding casein kinase 1-like protein 3 isoform X2 — MDRIVGSKYKLGRKIGSGSFGEIYLATHVDTYEIVAVKIENSKTNHPQLLYEAKLYNALQGGTGIANIKWCGIDGEENVLVIDLLGPSLEDLFVYCGRRFSLKTVLMLADQMITRIEFLHSKGYLHRDIKPDNFLMGLGRKANQVYIIDFGLAKRYRDSTTNRHIPYRENKNLTGTARYASCNTHLGIEQSRRDDLESIGYVLLYFLRGSLPWQGLKAATKKQKYDKISEKKLSTPIEVLCKTHPVEFASYFHYCHSLTFDQRPDYGFLRRLFRDLSDREGHQFDHVFDWTLLKCKQTQKVKAQQQDPGVSSRPVAKNMDKHQAEASCQLEAEQRPVIRMQIRSTAENSRSNNQHSDKLRVSASTDKELLQSTSFGHAGAPRKNVSISKTPWLVDPNSGPSNHL, encoded by the exons ATGGATCGGATCGTCGGTAGCAAGTACAAGCTGGGCCGCAAGATCGGGAGCGGCTCCTTCGGGGAGATATATCTCG CCACGCACGTCGACACGTACGAGATTGTAGCCGTCAAGATC GAAAACAGCAAAACCAACCATCCCCAATTGTTATACGAGGCTAAACTGTATAATGCTCTTCAGGGAGGGA CTGGTATTGCAAACATAAAATGGTGTGGCATTGATGGCGAAGAAAATGTTCTTGTTATTGATTTGCTTGGGCCAAGCCTTGAGGATCTGTTTGTTTATTGTGGCCGGAGATTCTCACTGAAGACAGTTTTGATGTTGGCAGATCAGATG ATAACAAGAATAGAGTTTTTGCATTCTAAGGGGTACTTGCACAGGGACATCAAGCCCGACAACTTTCTTATGGGCCTTGGTCGGAAAGCTAACCAG GTCTACATCATTGACTTCGGACTTGCCAAGAGATACCGTGACTCAACCACGAATCGCCATATACCCTATAG AGAAAATAAAAATTTGACTGGCACAGCTCGCTATGCAAGTTGCAACACTCATCTTGGGATTG AGCAAAGCCGAAGGGATGATCTGGAGTCCATTGGATATGTTCTCTTGTATTTTCTAAGGGGAAG TCTTCCTTGGCAGGGTTTAAAAGCTGCCACAAAGAAGCAGAAATATGACAAAATAAGTGAGAAGAAGCTTTCAACACCTATCGAG GTTTTGTGTAAAACCCATCCTGTGGAATTTGCTTCTTATTTCCACTATTGTCATTCATTGACATTTGATCAACGGCCAGACTACGGTTTTCTGCGACGGCTCTTCAGAGACCTGTCGGACCGTGAAG GGCACCAATTTGATCATGTCTTTGACTGGACATTGTTGAAGTGTAAGCAAACCCAGAAGGTGAAGGCTCAACAG CAAGATCCTGGTGTAAGTAGCAGGCCGGTTGCAAAGAATATGGACAAACACCAAG CTGAAGCTTCTTGTCAGCTTGAAGCAGAACAACGCCCAGTAATCAGAATGCAAATAAGATCTACTGCTGAGAACAGCCGTTCAAATAATCAACATTCTGATAAATTG AGAGTGAGTGCTAGCACTGATAAGGAATTGCTGCAATCAACATCATTTGGCCATGCTGGTGCCCCAAGGAAGAACGTATCAATCTCCAAAACACCATGGCTTGTCGATCCCAACTCAGGACCTTCAAACCACCTTTAG
- the LOC109780446 gene encoding casein kinase 1-like protein 3 isoform X4 has protein sequence MDRIVGSKYKLGRKIGSGSFGEIYLATHVDTYEIVAVKIITRIEFLHSKGYLHRDIKPDNFLMGLGRKANQVYIIDFGLAKRYRDSTTNRHIPYRENKNLTGTARYASCNTHLGIEQSRRDDLESIGYVLLYFLRGSLPWQGLKAATKKQKYDKISEKKLSTPIEVLCKTHPVEFASYFHYCHSLTFDQRPDYGFLRRLFRDLSDREGHQFDHVFDWTLLKCKQTQKVKAQQQDPGVSSRPVAKNMDKHQAEASCQLEAEQRPVIRMQIRSTAENSRSNNQHSDKLRVSASTDKELLQSTSFGHAGAPRKNVSISKTPWLVDPNSGPSNHL, from the exons ATGGATCGGATCGTCGGTAGCAAGTACAAGCTGGGCCGCAAGATCGGGAGCGGCTCCTTCGGGGAGATATATCTCG CCACGCACGTCGACACGTACGAGATTGTAGCCGTCAAGATC ATAACAAGAATAGAGTTTTTGCATTCTAAGGGGTACTTGCACAGGGACATCAAGCCCGACAACTTTCTTATGGGCCTTGGTCGGAAAGCTAACCAG GTCTACATCATTGACTTCGGACTTGCCAAGAGATACCGTGACTCAACCACGAATCGCCATATACCCTATAG AGAAAATAAAAATTTGACTGGCACAGCTCGCTATGCAAGTTGCAACACTCATCTTGGGATTG AGCAAAGCCGAAGGGATGATCTGGAGTCCATTGGATATGTTCTCTTGTATTTTCTAAGGGGAAG TCTTCCTTGGCAGGGTTTAAAAGCTGCCACAAAGAAGCAGAAATATGACAAAATAAGTGAGAAGAAGCTTTCAACACCTATCGAG GTTTTGTGTAAAACCCATCCTGTGGAATTTGCTTCTTATTTCCACTATTGTCATTCATTGACATTTGATCAACGGCCAGACTACGGTTTTCTGCGACGGCTCTTCAGAGACCTGTCGGACCGTGAAG GGCACCAATTTGATCATGTCTTTGACTGGACATTGTTGAAGTGTAAGCAAACCCAGAAGGTGAAGGCTCAACAG CAAGATCCTGGTGTAAGTAGCAGGCCGGTTGCAAAGAATATGGACAAACACCAAG CTGAAGCTTCTTGTCAGCTTGAAGCAGAACAACGCCCAGTAATCAGAATGCAAATAAGATCTACTGCTGAGAACAGCCGTTCAAATAATCAACATTCTGATAAATTG AGAGTGAGTGCTAGCACTGATAAGGAATTGCTGCAATCAACATCATTTGGCCATGCTGGTGCCCCAAGGAAGAACGTATCAATCTCCAAAACACCATGGCTTGTCGATCCCAACTCAGGACCTTCAAACCACCTTTAG
- the LOC109780446 gene encoding casein kinase 1-like protein 3 isoform X3, producing the protein MDRIVGSKYKLGRKIGSGSFGEIYLATHVDTYEIVAVKIITRIEFLHSKGYLHRDIKPDNFLMGLGRKANQVYIIDFGLAKRYRDSTTNRHIPYRENKNLTGTARYASCNTHLGIEQSRRDDLESIGYVLLYFLRGSLPWQGLKAATKKQKYDKISEKKLSTPIEVLCKTHPVEFASYFHYCHSLTFDQRPDYGFLRRLFRDLSDREGHQFDHVFDWTLLKCKQTQKVKAQQQDPGVSSRPVAKNMDKHQVSGLHAAEASCQLEAEQRPVIRMQIRSTAENSRSNNQHSDKLRVSASTDKELLQSTSFGHAGAPRKNVSISKTPWLVDPNSGPSNHL; encoded by the exons ATGGATCGGATCGTCGGTAGCAAGTACAAGCTGGGCCGCAAGATCGGGAGCGGCTCCTTCGGGGAGATATATCTCG CCACGCACGTCGACACGTACGAGATTGTAGCCGTCAAGATC ATAACAAGAATAGAGTTTTTGCATTCTAAGGGGTACTTGCACAGGGACATCAAGCCCGACAACTTTCTTATGGGCCTTGGTCGGAAAGCTAACCAG GTCTACATCATTGACTTCGGACTTGCCAAGAGATACCGTGACTCAACCACGAATCGCCATATACCCTATAG AGAAAATAAAAATTTGACTGGCACAGCTCGCTATGCAAGTTGCAACACTCATCTTGGGATTG AGCAAAGCCGAAGGGATGATCTGGAGTCCATTGGATATGTTCTCTTGTATTTTCTAAGGGGAAG TCTTCCTTGGCAGGGTTTAAAAGCTGCCACAAAGAAGCAGAAATATGACAAAATAAGTGAGAAGAAGCTTTCAACACCTATCGAG GTTTTGTGTAAAACCCATCCTGTGGAATTTGCTTCTTATTTCCACTATTGTCATTCATTGACATTTGATCAACGGCCAGACTACGGTTTTCTGCGACGGCTCTTCAGAGACCTGTCGGACCGTGAAG GGCACCAATTTGATCATGTCTTTGACTGGACATTGTTGAAGTGTAAGCAAACCCAGAAGGTGAAGGCTCAACAG CAAGATCCTGGTGTAAGTAGCAGGCCGGTTGCAAAGAATATGGACAAACACCAAG TTAGTGGTTTACATGCAGCTGAAGCTTCTTGTCAGCTTGAAGCAGAACAACGCCCAGTAATCAGAATGCAAATAAGATCTACTGCTGAGAACAGCCGTTCAAATAATCAACATTCTGATAAATTG AGAGTGAGTGCTAGCACTGATAAGGAATTGCTGCAATCAACATCATTTGGCCATGCTGGTGCCCCAAGGAAGAACGTATCAATCTCCAAAACACCATGGCTTGTCGATCCCAACTCAGGACCTTCAAACCACCTTTAG
- the LOC109780446 gene encoding casein kinase 1-like protein 3 isoform X1 translates to MDRIVGSKYKLGRKIGSGSFGEIYLATHVDTYEIVAVKIENSKTNHPQLLYEAKLYNALQGGTGIANIKWCGIDGEENVLVIDLLGPSLEDLFVYCGRRFSLKTVLMLADQMITRIEFLHSKGYLHRDIKPDNFLMGLGRKANQVYIIDFGLAKRYRDSTTNRHIPYRENKNLTGTARYASCNTHLGIEQSRRDDLESIGYVLLYFLRGSLPWQGLKAATKKQKYDKISEKKLSTPIEVLCKTHPVEFASYFHYCHSLTFDQRPDYGFLRRLFRDLSDREGHQFDHVFDWTLLKCKQTQKVKAQQQDPGVSSRPVAKNMDKHQVSGLHAAEASCQLEAEQRPVIRMQIRSTAENSRSNNQHSDKLRVSASTDKELLQSTSFGHAGAPRKNVSISKTPWLVDPNSGPSNHL, encoded by the exons ATGGATCGGATCGTCGGTAGCAAGTACAAGCTGGGCCGCAAGATCGGGAGCGGCTCCTTCGGGGAGATATATCTCG CCACGCACGTCGACACGTACGAGATTGTAGCCGTCAAGATC GAAAACAGCAAAACCAACCATCCCCAATTGTTATACGAGGCTAAACTGTATAATGCTCTTCAGGGAGGGA CTGGTATTGCAAACATAAAATGGTGTGGCATTGATGGCGAAGAAAATGTTCTTGTTATTGATTTGCTTGGGCCAAGCCTTGAGGATCTGTTTGTTTATTGTGGCCGGAGATTCTCACTGAAGACAGTTTTGATGTTGGCAGATCAGATG ATAACAAGAATAGAGTTTTTGCATTCTAAGGGGTACTTGCACAGGGACATCAAGCCCGACAACTTTCTTATGGGCCTTGGTCGGAAAGCTAACCAG GTCTACATCATTGACTTCGGACTTGCCAAGAGATACCGTGACTCAACCACGAATCGCCATATACCCTATAG AGAAAATAAAAATTTGACTGGCACAGCTCGCTATGCAAGTTGCAACACTCATCTTGGGATTG AGCAAAGCCGAAGGGATGATCTGGAGTCCATTGGATATGTTCTCTTGTATTTTCTAAGGGGAAG TCTTCCTTGGCAGGGTTTAAAAGCTGCCACAAAGAAGCAGAAATATGACAAAATAAGTGAGAAGAAGCTTTCAACACCTATCGAG GTTTTGTGTAAAACCCATCCTGTGGAATTTGCTTCTTATTTCCACTATTGTCATTCATTGACATTTGATCAACGGCCAGACTACGGTTTTCTGCGACGGCTCTTCAGAGACCTGTCGGACCGTGAAG GGCACCAATTTGATCATGTCTTTGACTGGACATTGTTGAAGTGTAAGCAAACCCAGAAGGTGAAGGCTCAACAG CAAGATCCTGGTGTAAGTAGCAGGCCGGTTGCAAAGAATATGGACAAACACCAAG TTAGTGGTTTACATGCAGCTGAAGCTTCTTGTCAGCTTGAAGCAGAACAACGCCCAGTAATCAGAATGCAAATAAGATCTACTGCTGAGAACAGCCGTTCAAATAATCAACATTCTGATAAATTG AGAGTGAGTGCTAGCACTGATAAGGAATTGCTGCAATCAACATCATTTGGCCATGCTGGTGCCCCAAGGAAGAACGTATCAATCTCCAAAACACCATGGCTTGTCGATCCCAACTCAGGACCTTCAAACCACCTTTAG